The Triticum aestivum cultivar Chinese Spring chromosome 7B, IWGSC CS RefSeq v2.1, whole genome shotgun sequence genome window below encodes:
- the LOC123157822 gene encoding methyl-CpG-binding domain-containing protein 1-like, protein MAALAVGMARCSGILLILILSVGMASESALVGDRELKTTGSRPANPVPNPDESSLSHIKSQDMLADKVVDQWDDSDTENSSGSASYQVVPYKNVQGENNLPVLSKKRKFIISTYSVQCSTCKKWRVVPSKLKYEQIRENIIQVPFSCKYVHGWKPQVTCHDPTDISEDNGMAWAIDIPCIPQTPLGWERNITLRNEQSTRFADVYYISPAGIKIRSKKEVERYLEDNPDYAADLHLSQFSFKVPKPPNCPRHSELIEPTEVPPPVHEDPVHNYMSVPHGEANLVTHIAVTLALQVPVILSKKRKLNQ, encoded by the exons ATGGCCGCCCTCGCCGTCGGGATGGCTCGCTGCAGCGGCATCCTCCTCATCCTAATTCTCTCCGTCGGGATGGCCTCAGAGTCCGCGCTGGTGGGCGACAG GGAACTAAAAACTACGGGATCCAGGCCGGCTAATCCTGTGCCCAACCCTGATGAGAGTTCATTATCTCATATCAAGAGTCAAGATATGTTAGCTGACAAGGTTGTGGACCAATGGGATGACAGTGACACTGAAAACTCCTCTGGAAGTGCATCATATCAAGTTGTTCCTTACAAGAATGTCCAGGGAGAAAACAACTTACCTGTGTTGTCTAAAAAAAGAAAATTCATTATCAGTACATATTCTGTGCAATGTAGTACTTGCAAAAAATGGAGAGTTGTACCATCCAAACTGAAATATGAGCAAATCCGAGAGAATATTATACAAGTTCCTTTTTCTTGCAAATATGTCCATGGGTGGAAGCCACAAGTTACATGCCATGATCCAACTGATATATCTGAGGATAatggcatggcatgggcaattgaTATCCCATGCATCCCTCAGACCCCTCTTGGGTGGGAAAGGAATATTACTCTAAGGAATGAACAGAGCACGAGATTCGCTGATGT GTACTATATCTCTCCCGCAGGCATAAAAATAAGATCCAAGAAAGAGGTTGAAAG GTATCTTGAAGACAACCCAGACTATGCTGCTGATTTACATTTATCTCAGTTTTCGTTCAAGGTACCTAAACCTCCAAATTGCCCTCGTCATTCAGAGCTTATTGAACCAACTGAAG TGCCACCTCCGGTTCACGAGGATCCCGTGCACAACTACATGTCGGTCCCTCATGGAGAAGCCAATCTTGTAACTCACATAGCAGTGACACTAGCTCTACAAGTACCAGTGATTCTCTCCAAAAAGAGAAAACTAAACCAGTGA